One window from the genome of Streptococcus halotolerans encodes:
- the budA gene encoding acetolactate decarboxylase, producing MKQITKLFQYGTLGALMTGLYDGTMTIGELLEHGDIGIGTLDQIDGELIVLDGKAYQAKSTDGRLEVLEVSSEMKVPYAAVVPHRASHSFTQNQVISDNDLQAKIETYFEGKNLFKSFKMHGNFQKMHVRMIPTAKTGESFVTVAANQPEHTAENVSGTIVGIWTPDLFHGIGVAGYHLHFLSDDHSFGGHIMDYVMTNGRIEIGDIDQLDQRFPVSDEKYLKSDFNLDQMRSDITAAE from the coding sequence ATGAAACAAATAACCAAACTCTTTCAATATGGCACCTTGGGTGCTTTGATGACAGGGCTTTATGATGGCACCATGACTATCGGTGAGCTGCTAGAACATGGAGATATTGGGATTGGAACACTTGATCAAATTGATGGTGAGTTGATTGTTCTAGACGGTAAGGCCTATCAGGCCAAATCGACAGATGGTCGGCTTGAAGTTTTAGAGGTTTCTTCTGAGATGAAGGTGCCCTATGCAGCAGTTGTCCCGCACAGAGCGTCTCACTCCTTTACACAAAATCAAGTGATTTCAGATAACGATTTACAGGCTAAAATAGAGACTTATTTTGAGGGGAAAAATCTTTTTAAATCCTTTAAAATGCATGGAAATTTCCAAAAAATGCATGTGCGCATGATTCCAACTGCTAAAACAGGCGAATCATTCGTAACAGTGGCGGCAAATCAACCCGAACACACGGCAGAAAATGTCAGTGGAACAATTGTTGGTATCTGGACGCCAGATCTTTTTCATGGTATCGGTGTAGCAGGTTATCACTTGCATTTTCTATCAGATGACCATAGTTTTGGTGGGCATATCATGGATTATGTCATGACAAATGGTCGCATCGAAATTGGAGATATAGACCAACTGGACCAACGTTTTCCAGTTTCAGATGAAAAATACCTCAAGTCTGACTTTAATTTGGACCAAATGAGATCAGATATTACAGCAGCAGAATAA